A stretch of the Actinoalloteichus fjordicus genome encodes the following:
- a CDS encoding APC family permease, translating into MTQLLTCVRRTLPLRLLSSVTVALGCLLGVGVFLVPALGVATAGPWLPLAVLAALLAAWCTVSSSAVLASARGRAGDSGSRQHGTHIDLRDHLGVWPARLSSVAFLAGQVILAAGIAGVLTDHLWPGGRSWSGPLVIAVATTLVIARLPRPRGLGLLPVLVVGVLAIVVAAAVALEPAPSGAPVPVVEISGVAEAAAMAFVAFCGFERFTTRGARPRSGVIAPMTIALLASAALILIVAFAGWHQLGPHRLGLSPTPLLDLVVAADAAPLATLVGIAALAAMLPPVIAALTSARDAMRVSIVEGDVRWPSRARSDASEPSWSVELVVGLAACVAVLVLAPAAVLAMGVCLLLTHYAFLNASARLIAGEQDTASARRGCTGMFASVILAMSLPVAALAGTALVLAFGAAALALTARPWR; encoded by the coding sequence GTGACGCAACTGTTGACGTGTGTTCGGCGCACGTTGCCACTGCGACTGCTCAGCTCGGTGACCGTGGCGCTGGGCTGTCTGCTCGGTGTCGGCGTCTTCCTCGTACCTGCGCTGGGCGTCGCGACGGCAGGTCCCTGGCTTCCACTCGCGGTCTTGGCGGCTCTCCTCGCCGCCTGGTGCACCGTGTCGTCGTCTGCGGTGCTGGCCTCGGCTCGCGGTCGGGCCGGGGACTCCGGTTCGCGACAGCACGGCACCCACATCGACCTACGTGATCACCTCGGCGTGTGGCCTGCCCGACTCAGCAGCGTGGCCTTCCTGGCCGGTCAGGTGATCCTGGCCGCCGGGATCGCGGGCGTCCTGACCGATCACCTCTGGCCCGGCGGGCGATCGTGGTCCGGCCCGCTGGTGATCGCGGTGGCGACGACGCTCGTGATCGCGCGGCTGCCCCGCCCACGCGGGCTCGGCCTGCTGCCGGTCCTGGTCGTGGGCGTGCTGGCGATCGTGGTGGCCGCCGCAGTGGCTCTGGAGCCCGCCCCGAGCGGGGCGCCCGTACCGGTCGTCGAGATCAGCGGGGTGGCGGAGGCGGCGGCCATGGCCTTCGTCGCCTTCTGCGGCTTCGAGCGATTCACCACCCGCGGTGCTCGCCCGCGCAGCGGTGTGATCGCGCCGATGACCATCGCCCTGCTCGCCTCGGCCGCCCTGATCCTGATCGTGGCCTTCGCGGGATGGCACCAGCTCGGCCCGCATCGGCTCGGGCTGTCGCCGACGCCGCTGCTCGATCTCGTCGTCGCCGCAGACGCCGCCCCGCTGGCCACGCTCGTCGGCATCGCGGCGCTGGCGGCCATGCTGCCCCCGGTGATCGCCGCGCTCACCTCGGCACGGGACGCGATGCGGGTGTCGATCGTGGAGGGCGACGTGCGCTGGCCCTCGCGTGCCCGCTCCGACGCGTCGGAGCCGAGCTGGTCAGTGGAACTGGTCGTCGGACTCGCCGCCTGTGTCGCGGTCCTCGTGCTCGCCCCGGCCGCCGTACTGGCCATGGGCGTCTGCCTGCTGCTCACGCATTACGCGTTCCTGAACGCCTCGGCACGGCTGATCGCGGGCGAGCAGGACACGGCCTCGGCGCGGCGCGGCTGCACGGGGATGTTCGCCTCGGTGATCCTCGCGATGAGCCTGCCGGTGGCTGCGCTCGCGGGCACCGCGCTCGTCCTCGCCTTCGGCGCCGCCGCGCTCGCGCTCACCGCGAGGCCGTGGCGGTAG